Proteins found in one Thunnus maccoyii chromosome 5, fThuMac1.1, whole genome shotgun sequence genomic segment:
- the si:ch211-106e7.2 gene encoding uncharacterized protein si:ch211-106e7.2 encodes MQSFGWIVGPYPQLGPPSQSSPAAKQLTQDTMRNQQVGTANNVYQYRTENTGVRPPQSALFTFGNRASNRQTSNGQTSAVPHQAVSFQQPAGGKNSGYQKLLHGDLQNSSLNMQSGNPRSQVVYRFHVATPQDFHQNSAQNSSSQSPSDMMKAHTTYTQKDMSVTLTGNQNESTLSDLLRPRVQRNLYQNVNGELTNPISAFSTTATSLPPAQAVGISTLMSATAHNIQTAPNQHHRQNSTQHRFPSSIPPPTYNVAVSQSLRNSSITTNSPSSGRSLHVSNMSQKTQQYSTQFNSSPNTGKASTSSVNSKSYNCHYEIDRFLSKTNERPLNPAADAQQQMLSRQMSARFADRQSFTAGSDARPPMYTSSPYNGKQFDSKGRMIESNPTMAPVPSSVIGHYKSNVPQSLSLHSGYSLPKTTQNLISPTQHVVDELPQHMQQPESISPQRNKTHSSVANNREFLEILEMLTSINPNDSSVHSSPGRTGPKAIAVVQPLAQECYQVSGNDTSSKRINQEREHITTDESQINPEKFLISPDVTKSKMAAYLREVSNPVKDNCRSPSKNLNEVRSRSAAFSDGPVVSSSDSAGPQQSQKQLCADNTGSEAAINMPLEKVVAPAAQLTSEVPESQNGDKDKSEMTSDAKTFVCELSSLPTTPWTVVSIIKLIQEGEEAQMKSELFPEFNTSRMLLSMYWDGSCKKLADRLRTGWYKKLITDVHEFCSKHVALDSPILSQVKHSFEKHLKSFHVIADNEVYSELPYVSSWLNANERLNDIDKEFGFPWSLKRCPHTLDTDSQSDQVETAKSIPAQIVGEVQNKALSQTELEPVESDDEQHSTVEVAPTQTPSPNKTESADSSDPFFSFEIQVLPPEEAKLIFEGLQSKIPQNTEKVCQLEKVTNNPVEDELPEVMDLTISDSKLEIQVLPPEEAKVIFEQVQSKMPQNTETVCQLEKVTNSPDSKLENRAVAPLEHICCNTRWKQIIMGSNTPSLSTCQFKKEQSQKDCTDNTLDEEEMAAQKNDKLFAIRPDSKFHSAMVRENQAKGCESIVNQIQTLTEPELCNEVSHIIDLSDSDDKPDSYSDKDPNTISLLSINSSPSSIIFIRESTDENVSSSEDGGSNQMSDLEEDCGQAQLTSPNVSPLKTKGQISATAAPQTFSCKHETVDQGSQQLLEGISKCMKVSVNAADGEPPASNVRTVELVLFGTATQEKCVLVGGHKNHRSSPQTVSDEVPKPPEVLSVSLSPLKRKPSATVPTGEYSVKRWIHEKWRKSFPPIRIKYRNKLKTQKHTLSKVSLKKTERSGSANTEELPASSEMSIWNGNNKRSLSLKRRRSLSHGFKLGEKKTKKDEVTLKQPAVHERSKAENGSQTVVPLQENNVLRFSVLPNTFSFKDASNGIKDTTNDVSDKADLAGADDESPGVPVKRAMGAWYPNPEKQYIPLRPSPVPKTSSIFHEYQKKYTKKMQPSSDK; translated from the exons ATGCAGTCTTTTGGATGGATAGTTGGACCATACCCACAGTTGGGACCACCCTCACAATCCTCACCAGCTGCTAAGCAACTTACCCAGGACACAATGAGGAACCAGCAAGTTGGAACTGCAAATAACGTATATCAGTACAGGACAGAAAACACAGGAGTCAGACCACCACAAAGTGCTCTTTTCACCTTCGGTAATAGAGCTTCTAACAGACAGACGTCAAATGGCCAGACATCCGCAGTTCCTCATCAGGCTGTTTCTTTTCAGCAGCCAGCTGGAGGGAAGAATAGTGGTTATCAGAAATTGTTGCATGGCGATCTGCAAAACTCATCTCTTAATATGCAAAGTGGAAACCCTCGTTCACAGGTGGTTTATAGATTTCACGTTGCAACTCCGCAAGATTTTCATCAGAACTCTGCTCAGAATTCATCAAGTCAGAGTCCGTCTGACATGATGAAGGCACACACTACATACACTCAAAAAGATATGTCAGTTACATTAACAGGAAATCAGAATGAAAGTACTTTGTCTGATCTACTGCGTCCCAGGGTTCAGAGAAACTTGTATCAAAATGTAAATGGGGAGTTGACTAATCCTATTTCAGCTTTCTCTACAACAGCTACCTCGCTCCCACCTGCACAGGCGGTTGGCATCAGCACATTAATGTCTGCCACAGCACACAACATACAGACTGCTCCTAACCAACACCACAGACAAAACAGCACTCAGCATCGATTCCCTTCTTCCATCCCCCCACCAACGTATAATGTGGCTGTCTCTCAGTCTCTCAGAAACAGCAGTATCACAACTAATTCGCCATCAAGTGGACGGAGTTTGCACGTTTCCAATATGAGTCAGAAAACTCAACAGTACTCAACGCAGTTCAACTCATCACCCAACACTGGGAAAGCTTCCACCTCCTCTGTTAACTCAAAATCATACAACTGCCATTATGAAATTGACCGTTTCTTGTCAAAAACAAATGAGCGTCCCTTAAATCCTGCAGCAGATGCACAACAGCAAATGCTCAGCCGCCAGATGAGCGCAAGGTTcgcagacagacagtcattcaCTGCTGGCTCAGATGCTCGTCCTCCGATGTACACTAGTTCACCGTACAATGGGAAGCAGTTCGACAGCAAAGGCAGGATGATTGAATCTAATCCAACTATGGCGCCTGTGCCATCTTCTGTCATTGGACACTATAAGTCAAATGTCCCACAATCTTTATCTCTACATTCTGGATATTCTTTGCCTAAAACCACCCAGAATCTTATATCACCAACACAGCATGTTGTAGATGAGCTACCTCAACACATGCAACAGCCTGAGAGTATTTCACCACAGAGAAATAAGACCCATTCATCTGTAGCAAACAATCGTGAATTTCTTGAAATACTTGAAATGCTCACATCAATCAATCCAAATGACAGCTCCGTTCATTCATCTCCTGGTCGCACAGGACCGAAAGCAATTGCTGTTGTGCAACCATTGGCACAGGAATGCTACCAGGTTTCCGGCAATGATACATCTTCTAAGAGGATCAATCAAGAGCGTGAACACATCACGACAGATGAATCTCAAATTAACCCTGAGAAATTCTTGATTTCACCAGATGTGACAAAAAGCAAAATGGCTGCGTATTTAAGAGAAGTATCTAATCCTGTAAAAGATAATTGTAGGTCTCCCTCCAAAAATCTAAATGAAGTGAGGTCCAGGTCAGCAGCTTTTAGCGATGGTCCTGTTGTGTCGTCTTCAGATTCAGCCGGGCCACAACAGTCCCAGAAACAGTTATGTGCAGATAACACAGGATCCGAAGCGGCTATTAATATGCCGTTAGAAAAGGTTGTTGCACCAGCTGCTCAGCTAACCTCTGAAGTGCCAGAAAGCCAAAATGGGGATAAGGACAAAAGTGAGATGACATCAGATGCAAAGACCTTTGTTTGTGAGCTTTCATCACTCCCAACAACCCCATGGACAGTTGTATCAATAATTAAGTTGATACAGGAGGGTGAAGAAGCTCAGATGAAGTCAGAACTTTTTCCAGAGTTTAATACTTCAAGAATGTTATTAAGCATGTATTGGGATGGCAGCTGTAAAAAGTTGGCTGATAGGCTCAGGACAGGCTGGTACAAAAAGTTAATCACTGATGTACACGAATTCTGCTCAAAACATGTGGCATTAGACTCTCCCATACTGTCACAAGTAAAGCACAGCTTTGAGAAGCACCTGAAAAGCTTCCATGTGATCGCAGATAATGAGGTGTATTCAGAACTGCCTTACGTGTCATCGTGGTTGAACGCCAATGAGCGGCTCAATGACATTGATAAAGAGTTTGGCTTCCCGTGGTCTTTGAAACGTTGTCCTCACACCCTTGACACTGACAGCCAGTCAGATCAGGTCGAGACAGCTAAAAGCATTCCTGCACAAATTGTAGGTGAGGTGCAAAACAAGGCCTTGTCACAAACAGAACTCGAACCTGTTGAGTCAGATGATGAACAACATTCCACTGTTGAAGTTGCCCCAACACAAACTCCCTCTCCCAATAAAACAGAGAGTGCAGATTCCAGTGACccttttttctcatttgaaatCCAAGTTTTGCCCCCAGAAGAGGCCAAATTGATCTTTGAGGGACTACAAAGCAAGATaccacaaaatacagaaaaggtTTGTCAGCTAGAGAAAGTCACTAACAATCCTGTTGAAGATGAGTTACCTGAAGTTATGGATCTCACAATAAGCGACTCAAAACTTGAAATCCAAGTTTTGCCTCCAGAAGAGGCCAAAGTGATCTTTGAGCAAGTTCAAAGCAAGATGccacaaaatacagaaacagtTTGTCAGCTAGAGAAAGTCACAAACAGTCCTGACTCAAAACTGGAGAACAGGGCAGTCGCTCCACTAGAACATATTTGCTGCAATACAAGGTGGAAGCAAATAATTATGGGGTCCAACACGCCTTCTTTGAGCACATGCCAATTCAAGAAAGAGCAAAGTCAGAAAGATTGCACTGACAACACCCTTGATGAGGAAGAGATGGCGGCACAAAAGAATGATAAACTGTTTGCAATAAGACCTGACAGCAAATTTCACTCTGCGATGGTGAGAGAGAATCAAGCAAAGGGTTGTGAGAGTATCGTCAATCAAATTCAGACCTTAACTGAGCCTGAACTATGCAATGAAGTCAGTCATATCATTGATTTATCTGACAGTGATGACAAACCTGACTCATATTCTGACAAAGACCCAAATACTATTTCCCTGCTAAGTATAAATAGTAGCCCGTCAAGCATTATTTTCATTCGTGAAAGTACAGATGAAAATGTCTCTAGCAGTGAAGATGGAGGTTCCAACCAGATGTCAGACCTGGAAGAGGACTGTGGACAAGCTCAGCTGACATCTCCAAATGTGTCACCACTGAAAACGAAAGGACAAATTAGTGCAACGGCCGCCCCTCAGACTTTCAGCTGCAAACATGAAACTGTTGATCAGGGTTCACAGCAACTTCTTGAGGGTATTTCAAAATGTATGAAGGTTTCTGTTAATGCTGCTGATGGTGAACCTCCAGCCTCAAATGTTAGAACTGTCGAACTGGTACTGTTTGGCACAGCAACACAAGAAAAATGCGTTTTAGTTGGTGGCCACAAGAACCATAGGTCATCTCCACAGACTGTATCTGATGAAGTACCAAAGCCTCCAGAGGTTCTCTCTGTGAGTCTCAGCCCCCTCAAGAGAAAGCCCAGTGCAACTGTCCCCACAGGGGAATACTCAGTCAAACGATGGATCCatgaaaaatggaggaaaagttTTCCACCAATTAGAATTAAGtacagaaacaaactgaaaacacagaaacatacttTATCTAAGGTTAGTCTCAAGAAAACTGAAAGAAGTGGCTCCGCCAACACTGAGGAGCTACCGGCTTCCTCTGAGATGAGCATCTGGAATGGAAATAACAAGCGCAGCCTGAgtctgaagaggaggaggtccCTCTCTCATGGTTTCAAACttggagagaagaagacaaagaaagatgAAGTCACACTCAAACAGCCAGCTGTCCACGAGAGAAGTAAAGCTGAAAATGGAAGCCAGACTGTCGTGCCTCTCCAGGAGAACAACGTGTTGAGGTTCAGTGTGTTACCCAACACCTTCAGCTTCAAAGATGCATCCAATGGGATAAAAGACACCACTAATGATGTTTCAG ataaAGCTGACCTTGCTGGAGCAGATGACGAGAGCCCCGGTGTACCTGTCAAGAGAGCAATGG GTGCATGGTATCCAAATCCAGAGAAGCAGTATATTCCTCTACGTCCGTCTCCTGTCCCCAAGACCTCCAGCATCTTCCATGAGTATCAGAAGAAATACACAAAGAAGATGCAGCCTTCCTCGGATAAATAA